In Thauera aromatica K172, one DNA window encodes the following:
- the rsxA gene encoding electron transport complex subunit RsxA, with the protein MKEYLLLLLGTALVNNVILVRFLGLCPFLGVSNKLDTALGMGLATTFVLTLTSGATWAVEHALLGPLDMMYLRIMTYILVIAAVVQFTEMAIQKASPVLHHTLGIYLPLITTNCAVLGIALLNAQQGNSFVQSLLYGTGTGVGFTLAILLFAGVRERIALANVPSAFVGAPIALITAGLLSLAFMGFAGLPTR; encoded by the coding sequence ATGAAGGAATATCTGCTGCTCCTGCTCGGCACCGCCCTGGTGAACAACGTGATCCTTGTTCGCTTTCTTGGCCTGTGTCCGTTCCTGGGCGTTTCCAACAAGCTCGACACCGCACTCGGCATGGGACTGGCGACGACCTTCGTGCTCACCCTGACCTCGGGCGCGACCTGGGCGGTCGAACACGCCCTGCTGGGCCCGCTCGACATGATGTATCTGCGCATCATGACCTACATCCTGGTCATCGCCGCGGTCGTGCAATTCACCGAAATGGCGATCCAGAAGGCGAGCCCGGTGCTGCACCACACCCTGGGCATCTACCTGCCGCTGATCACCACCAACTGCGCGGTGCTCGGCATCGCCCTGCTCAACGCGCAACAGGGCAACAGCTTCGTCCAGAGCCTGCTGTACGGCACGGGCACGGGCGTCGGCTTCACCCTGGCTATCCTGCTCTTCGCCGGAGTGCGCGAGCGCATCGCCCTGGCCAACGTTCCATCCGCGTTCGTCGGCGCCCCCATCGCCCTCATCACCGCCGGCCTGCTGTCGCTCGCCTTCATGGGCTTCGCCGGCCTGCCCACCCGCTGA
- a CDS encoding NifU family protein, with protein sequence MPNVTAVVPTPNPLANKFMIDAPMFSGAPRHFASPKHAMGDALGESLLGVPGVTEAYCTAEFITVTRHHATDWDMIESRVIECIETYKPKRVIGIAREDGAPAAAAAPAAAPAEEAAPIEVETDDPEMLMRVNMILDENIRPFLDKDGGGIDVLRLQDFTLTVRYKGACGGCPSAVTGTLFAISNLLQNYVDDRLQVVLD encoded by the coding sequence ATGCCGAACGTTACTGCCGTCGTTCCCACGCCCAACCCGCTGGCGAACAAGTTCATGATCGATGCGCCCATGTTCAGCGGCGCGCCTCGCCATTTCGCCTCTCCGAAGCACGCCATGGGTGACGCTCTGGGCGAGAGCCTGCTCGGCGTTCCCGGCGTCACCGAGGCCTACTGCACCGCGGAATTCATCACCGTGACCCGCCACCATGCGACCGACTGGGACATGATCGAGTCGCGGGTGATCGAGTGCATCGAGACCTACAAGCCGAAGCGCGTGATCGGCATCGCCCGCGAAGACGGCGCCCCGGCCGCCGCTGCCGCGCCTGCCGCTGCGCCGGCGGAAGAGGCGGCGCCGATCGAGGTTGAAACCGACGACCCCGAGATGCTGATGCGGGTCAACATGATCCTCGACGAGAACATCCGCCCGTTCCTCGACAAGGACGGCGGTGGCATCGACGTCCTGCGCCTGCAGGATTTCACCCTGACGGTGCGCTACAAGGGCGCCTGCGGCGGCTGTCCTTCGGCGGTGACCGGGACATTGTTCGCGATCAGCAACCTGCTGCAGAACTACGTCGATGACCGCCTCCAGGTGGTGCTCGACTAG
- a CDS encoding RnfABCDGE type electron transport complex subunit B: MITSVLVVAAIGMVLGWLLGTAGRWLGSEADPIVERIAETLPGSQCGQCGFAGCGQAAAALAAGEAPVTLCPPGGRAVAEKLAEILGVGLDAGSIEDRGPVLARVRSTSCIGCSRCIKACPTDAILGATKQLHVVLTEACIGCGACAEVCPTEGIDIEGIPVTLRNWRWHKPEFTGV, from the coding sequence ATGATCACGTCCGTTCTTGTCGTCGCCGCCATCGGCATGGTACTGGGCTGGCTGCTGGGCACCGCAGGGCGCTGGCTCGGCAGCGAAGCCGACCCGATCGTCGAACGCATCGCCGAGACGCTGCCCGGCTCGCAGTGCGGGCAGTGCGGCTTCGCCGGCTGCGGCCAGGCCGCCGCCGCACTCGCCGCCGGCGAGGCGCCGGTCACCCTGTGCCCGCCGGGCGGGCGCGCGGTGGCGGAAAAACTCGCCGAAATCCTCGGCGTCGGCCTCGACGCGGGCAGCATCGAAGACCGCGGCCCGGTGCTGGCGCGAGTGCGCTCGACCAGTTGCATCGGCTGTTCGCGCTGCATCAAGGCCTGCCCGACCGACGCCATCCTCGGCGCCACCAAGCAACTCCACGTGGTCCTCACCGAAGCCTGTATCGGCTGCGGCGCCTGTGCCGAAGTCTGCCCGACCGAGGGCATCGACATCGAAGGCATTCCGGTGACGCTGCGCAACTGGCGCTGGCACAAACCTGAATTCACCGGCGTGTAA
- a CDS encoding RnfABCDGE type electron transport complex subunit D: MNSQPTSSRPLGAPHVHSRGNIPQTMRTVIFALLPATAFGLYLFGWPAMNLLVLSIASCLAAEAACLAIARRPPASALSDGSAVLTGLILALCLPPWAPWWIAVLGGAFAITIGKQVYGGLGQNVLNPAMLARVALLVSFPLEMTSWIAPHPWLSATAPGFLEGLAITFGTQPVPDAVSAATALAPLRTGGTFAADADSLGALALGTVAGSMGETSALLLLLGGLWLIFKRIIPWQIPLAMLLTLGLLATVFNLIEPARYAPPLLHLLAGSAVLCAFFIATDPVGSPVTASGRLIFGAGIGILIFIIRTWGGYPEGVAFAVLLMNAATPLIDYLVRPRRYGRKRSGAPLPLPAKRTENS; the protein is encoded by the coding sequence ATGAATTCGCAGCCCACAAGCTCCCGTCCGCTGGGTGCTCCGCACGTCCATAGCCGGGGCAACATCCCGCAGACGATGCGCACGGTGATCTTCGCCCTGCTTCCGGCGACGGCCTTCGGCCTGTACCTGTTCGGCTGGCCGGCGATGAACCTGCTCGTGCTGTCGATCGCGTCCTGCCTGGCGGCCGAAGCCGCCTGCCTGGCGATCGCCCGGCGGCCGCCAGCGTCCGCACTGAGCGATGGCTCCGCCGTGCTGACCGGACTGATCCTCGCCCTCTGCCTGCCGCCTTGGGCGCCGTGGTGGATCGCGGTACTCGGCGGGGCGTTCGCGATCACCATCGGCAAGCAGGTGTATGGCGGCCTCGGCCAGAACGTGTTGAACCCGGCGATGCTCGCCCGCGTCGCCCTGCTGGTGTCCTTCCCGCTCGAGATGACGAGCTGGATCGCGCCCCACCCATGGCTGTCAGCCACCGCCCCCGGTTTTCTTGAAGGCCTGGCGATCACTTTCGGTACCCAACCCGTGCCCGATGCGGTGAGCGCCGCCACCGCACTCGCCCCGCTGCGCACCGGCGGCACCTTCGCCGCCGACGCCGACTCCCTCGGCGCGCTCGCGCTCGGGACGGTCGCCGGCAGCATGGGCGAGACGTCCGCCCTGCTGCTGCTGCTCGGTGGCCTCTGGCTGATCTTCAAGCGCATCATCCCGTGGCAAATCCCGCTCGCCATGCTATTGACGCTGGGCCTGCTCGCCACCGTCTTCAACCTCATCGAGCCCGCGCGCTACGCCCCCCCGCTGCTCCATCTGCTGGCCGGCAGTGCAGTGCTGTGCGCCTTCTTCATCGCCACCGATCCGGTCGGTTCTCCGGTCACCGCCAGCGGCCGGCTGATCTTCGGGGCCGGCATCGGCATCCTCATCTTCATCATCCGCACCTGGGGCGGCTACCCGGAAGGCGTGGCATTCGCCGTGCTGCTGATGAATGCGGCCACGCCGCTGATCGACTATCTCGTCCGCCCGCGCCGCTATGGCCGCAAGCGCTCCGGCGCCCCGCTCCCCCTGCCCGCCAAGCGCACGGAGAACTCCTGA
- the rsxC gene encoding electron transport complex subunit RsxC has translation MKIFRFRGGVHPEGNKDPTACHPIARLPLPKQLFIPLQQHIGEPAAPEVNVGERVLKGQRLARHQGSVSAPVHAPTSGTVVAIGDHTAPHPSGLPVQTITLEPDGEERWIDTDPVADPFALSPAEIAVRVRDAGIVGLGGAAFPAAVKLDAGTRHDIHTLIINGGECEPYLSCDDRLMREGAGFVIEGVRLIARGLGTRLTCIAIEDNKPEALAAMSAAAAPHPEIKVLRVPSRYPMGSEKQLVRTVTGLEIPAGRLSAEIGVSVHNVGTALAVCRALRFAKPLVSRVVTVGGGAIRQPRNIVVPMGTPVSDLIDFCGGFTEQPTRILMGGPMMGQILPALDVPVVKGTSGIIALTAAEAHEASQRACLHCGRCVDVCPVGLVPLDLAARIRAGRIDDAADLGMSDCLSCGCCSYVCPAHIPLAHLFNFAKGEITNRREAQRKAEETRKLAEARQQRLAAQAAAKAAARKSVTSETEQ, from the coding sequence ATGAAAATCTTCCGTTTCCGCGGCGGGGTTCACCCAGAGGGCAACAAGGACCCTACCGCCTGCCACCCGATCGCGCGCCTGCCGCTGCCGAAACAGCTGTTCATCCCGCTGCAGCAGCACATCGGCGAACCCGCCGCGCCCGAAGTGAACGTGGGCGAGCGCGTGCTCAAGGGCCAGCGCCTTGCCCGCCACCAGGGCTCGGTGTCGGCGCCGGTCCACGCTCCGACTTCGGGCACGGTGGTGGCGATCGGGGATCACACCGCGCCCCACCCGTCCGGCCTGCCGGTGCAGACGATCACTCTCGAGCCCGACGGCGAGGAGCGCTGGATCGACACCGACCCGGTGGCCGACCCGTTCGCCCTGTCGCCGGCCGAAATCGCCGTCCGCGTGCGCGACGCGGGCATCGTCGGACTGGGCGGCGCGGCCTTCCCCGCCGCAGTCAAGCTCGACGCCGGCACCCGCCACGACATCCACACGCTGATCATCAACGGCGGCGAGTGCGAGCCTTACCTGAGCTGCGACGACCGCCTGATGCGCGAAGGCGCGGGCTTCGTCATCGAGGGCGTACGCCTGATCGCACGGGGGCTGGGCACCCGGCTCACCTGCATCGCGATCGAGGACAACAAGCCCGAGGCGCTCGCGGCGATGAGCGCGGCCGCGGCCCCTCATCCCGAAATCAAGGTGCTGCGCGTGCCTTCGCGCTATCCGATGGGTTCGGAAAAGCAGCTAGTGCGCACCGTTACCGGCCTCGAGATTCCGGCGGGCCGGCTGTCGGCCGAAATCGGCGTCAGCGTGCATAACGTCGGTACCGCACTGGCCGTCTGCCGCGCGCTGCGCTTTGCCAAGCCGCTGGTGTCGCGAGTGGTCACTGTCGGCGGCGGTGCGATCCGCCAGCCGCGCAACATCGTCGTGCCGATGGGCACTCCGGTGTCCGACCTGATCGATTTCTGCGGCGGCTTCACCGAACAGCCAACCCGCATCCTGATGGGCGGCCCGATGATGGGCCAGATCCTCCCCGCGCTCGACGTTCCGGTCGTCAAGGGCACCAGCGGCATCATCGCCCTGACCGCGGCCGAGGCGCACGAGGCCTCGCAGCGCGCCTGCCTGCATTGCGGGCGCTGCGTGGACGTCTGCCCGGTCGGGCTGGTGCCGCTCGATCTGGCCGCCCGCATCCGCGCCGGGCGCATCGACGACGCCGCCGACCTGGGGATGAGCGATTGCCTGTCCTGTGGCTGCTGCTCCTACGTCTGCCCGGCCCATATCCCGCTCGCCCATTTGTTCAACTTCGCCAAGGGCGAGATCACCAACCGCCGCGAGGCTCAGCGCAAGGCGGAGGAAACCCGCAAGCTCGCCGAAGCCCGCCAGCAGCGTCTCGCCGCCCAGGCCGCGGCGAAGGCGGCCGCGCGCAAGTCCGTCACTTCCGAGACCGAGCAATGA